The following proteins come from a genomic window of Erpetoichthys calabaricus chromosome 18, fErpCal1.3, whole genome shotgun sequence:
- the xbp1 gene encoding LOW QUALITY PROTEIN: X-box-binding protein 1 (The sequence of the model RefSeq protein was modified relative to this genomic sequence to represent the inferred CDS: deleted 2 bases in 1 codon) translates to MVVISSGAAGAHKVLLISGKQTVTPSQQGSFTRSVSVMLPATPQAASDSDTNGSGQPVRKRQRLTHLSPEEKALRRKLKNRVAAQTARDRKKAKMGELEQQVLELEMENQKLQIENRLLREKTHGLLTENEELRQRLGLDTLGVEEKKVEQCHGEVISLMTGSSESAAQTMCASAEGTGPDVFKTEQFHMDTDSSCSSDSESDLLFGILDILDPTILLKDATPDILEVTEPQNGETDSVPTPTSASLGSTPVKLEASNELIHFDHIYTKPLAEDASLKLGQEPAKVLKPEEATFAVKDTEEEEKEESESVCVKEEPLDEEEVQTLRVDDFLTLATQVSCNAAESYFSFLMDSASDSGIERSPSPFSDTSPSLCSDHSWDDSFANELFPQLISV, encoded by the exons ATGGTTGTTATATCTTCTGGCGCAGCCGGCGCCCACAAAGTTCTTCTCATCTCAGGAAAACAGACTGTAACGCCGTCACAGCAGGGCAGCTTTACCCGTTCTGTATCCGTTATGTTACCGGCCACCCCTCAGGCGGCCTCGGATTCAGACACCAATGGATCCGGGCAGCCGGTGCGGAAGCGGCAGCGTCTTACACACCTGAGTCCCGAGGAGAAGGCGTTGCGGAG gaaACTGAAAAACAGGGTAGCAGCACAGACTGCAAGAGATCGAAAGAAAGCAAAAATGGGTGAATTGGAACAGCAGGTGTTAGAGCTGGAAATGGAG AACCAGAAACTTCAAATCGAAAACAGGCTGCTACGAGAAAAAACACATGGTCTCCTGACAGAGAATGAGGAACTGAGACAAAGGCTGGGGTTGGACACATTGGGAGTTGAAGAGAAAAAG GTGGAGCAGTGCCATGGAGAAGTGATCAGTCTGATGACCGGGTCTTCTGAGTCCGCAGCA CAGACTATGTGTGCCTCTGCAGAAGGTACAGGCCCAGACGTCTTCAAAACTGAGCAGTTCCATATGGATACTGACAGCTCTTGCTCTTCAGACTCTGAG tctgATCTCCTATTTGGTATTCTGGACATCCTTGACCCAACAATATTACTCAAGGATGCAACTCCTGACATTCTTGAGGTCACAGAACCTCAAAATGGAGAAACAGATTCAGTACCTACCCCCACCTCTGCGTCTCTGGGGTCCACACCAGTTAAGCTGGAAGCCTCTAATGAACTGATCCATTTTGACCACATATACACAAAGCCCCTGGCTGAAGATGCATCTTTGAAACTGGGTCAGGAACCTGCCAAAGTACTGAAGCCTGAAGAAGCAACCTTTGCAGTTAAGGACACggaagaggaggagaaggaggagagtGAGTCTGTCTGTGTGAAGGAGGAGCCTTTGGATGAGGAGGAAGTCCAAACTCTAAGGGTAGATGATTTCTTGACTTTGGCAACACAGGTGTCATGCAATGCTGCAGAgtcttattttagttttttaatggATTCTGCCAGTGACTCTGGAATTGAGAGATCCCCTTCACCCTTCAGTGATACTTCTCCTTCCTTGTGTTCAGACCACTCTTGGGATGATTCATTTGCCAATGAACTTTTTCCCCAATTAATCAGTGTTTAG